The genomic region TTGTTCAATAGGTATAGGTTTCCTCTTCCCTTCTGAAAGCTCGAACACTTTAGAAGTTATGCAGTTTGAAAAAAGAAATATTATTATAAGATTTCTAATCATTTTTTCTATTAATTTTAGCGATGACGTATAACGACCAAGGGTTATCGACGTTTCGCGAGTCAGAAGGACTTGGCATGAGACTTGCTCTGCAAGGCGAGTGACAAAGCGAAATGTGCCGAAGGCCAAGCGGGAGTTGCGCAAGCAATCTCGAAGCGCAGCGTCAGAGCCGACAGTTAGGCGAAGTGTGGGGTTTAATAAGTTAACGTTCTGTTAATTTACCGGTAACATATTGGTGTAATATACTTGAAACCAAAGTCTGATAAGGAATACCAATCTCTAAAGCTTTAGTCTTCAATAATTGAATATCTTTCCCTGCAATTCGGATATTCATTCTCTTATCTTTTAATAGAGTATTTTTGGCTGCAGATTTGAATTTTTTCAAATACTGAGCCTTATTATCAACCGACTTCCACTCATTTCGTTCAATAGAAGATTCCAATTCTTTCTCTTCTTGGCTAAGTTTATATTTCATAAATTTGCCTCCGGCAGATATATACTTGTGTATTTCCTTGATGGATATGCTGTTTTCAAAAAGAAAGTATCCTTATTCTCAATCGCAGGAACTACCCAAGCATAATTATCAATTTCTACAATCATCAAAATTTGATTGGGATATTTCTTCTTATTTGGATGTTTTAGGATATCTAAAACGGATCCGGACTCAACTTCTACAACTACCCTTTCAAAGCTAATATTTCGTTCAACTTTTAAGGTTTCGTTTTTATCATTATCCCAATCAAAGATCACCTATCTAAATTAATAGACGTGTGCCTTATGTCAATACAAAGATTTTGTACAAAATATCGTAGATTTTCGCTCAAATAATTCTAA from Leptospira selangorensis harbors:
- a CDS encoding antitoxin — protein: MKYKLSQEEKELESSIERNEWKSVDNKAQYLKKFKSAAKNTLLKDKRMNIRIAGKDIQLLKTKALEIGIPYQTLVSSILHQYVTGKLTER
- a CDS encoding toxin, yielding MIFDWDNDKNETLKVERNISFERVVVEVESGSVLDILKHPNKKKYPNQILMIVEIDNYAWVVPAIENKDTFFLKTAYPSRKYTSIYLPEANL